tgatggagggggctcctagatttctgcatagagtgctcttcaattttagcattcaaagtaggagtacttttccaatatgagcattcaataagccaaaccaaatcgtaaaataaagtggtattcaaattagcatgcattcaattataatcaaaagtacatcatctcttgtgtccgtacatcgtcgaatactcctcgaatactatcatacatatagcatcgctaattaattaatacagctagaaccgtagcgcccgataggtatcgtcgcgggcggtggacacccaaagataaggaacggtcacaggatcatagctccagtgagatccctgaagaacctgccaggtattgtcgaacctgccctccaacgcaaccatgtagcgacggacgtgctcgtcctcctcgctgacacaggGACGTACCAACTCCGTGGTGTCCCGAAGCctcagcaccgtcactggcccacgcgaccgccaccaaacaaggatcgggtcaacaacgggctgcctcctcaccaacctacgtcccccagaaggtagcacctcccaataccagcccggcggagcccagtcccgaacatagccctgatcaagcaggcctccaccgccgagtcgacgatgacgaggatgcgggataggcatcgccgacgttgatatgcgggaactacgtacttctatatatagttaaataaagtagttttattaattaaatcaactatctagttgaactactaagcacttactataaataaataaagttgtacttactaaaaacaaagtagcacttactataaataaataaagtagcacttactacaaactacttctatattagtaaaataaattagtttattaaatcaactagctagttcaactatatatgaacacttactataaataaaataaaatagtacttactaaaaataaactagtatttttctaactaattatattgaacactttctcttcttatttttttcctttttctaaatagtatgaaaaaaatcattaaaattctatgaacaaaattaattacacaatctaaatatcaccaaaaaaatctattaacaataatatcaccaaacatgcatattcaacaataatatcaccaaaaaaatctattaacagaaaaaaaatctaatacaatatgaacaaattaattacacaatctaaattaacatactatgaactacatatctaaattactacacatctaatctaacaaaaaatctatgaactacaaaaaaatctaaaaaaatctaacaaaaatcctAAAAAGTTGCTCACGCCGaggtcgacggcgacggcgaggtgcggcgcggggtggcgctggccggggcggcgacgtcggcagggcggggcggggcggcggcggcgtcggggcgNNNNNNNNNNNNNNNNNNNNNNNNNNNNNNNNNNNNNNNNNNNNNNNNNNNNNNNNNNNNNNNNNNNNNNNNNNNNNNNNNNNNNNNNNNNNNNNNNNNNNNNNNNNNNNNNNNNNNNNNNNNNNNNNNNNNNNNNNNNNNNNNNNNNNNNNNNNNNNNNNNNNNNNNNNNtggtgcctccaaccgggaccaagggcctcttttcagcagtccaaagggcgggaaacaaagacctttggtcccggttggtgccaccaaccgggactaaaggggggcattggtcccggtttgtgccaccaaccgggactaaagaggggcattggtcccggttggtgccaccaaccggtaccaatggacccgtctaattacttatttattttgagcatagatgcacttatagagaaaattcaacctaaattcataataaatttgtactaacttcagagaaatttagtatgaatttaggtcaaatttcctgtataaggacatctattttcattttgagatgagctcaacaaggcagagaggaagGGGCTTATAaatcggtgtgagcccccttcggttgacgaggtgggactaaactctggccgcaatgaggaccaaccctttagtcccggttggtggtatgaaccggtactaatggggtcccggttcatgcctccaaccgggaccaatagtggtgggccaggagcgaggaccattggtcccggttcgtcccaccaaccgggaccaaaaggtccagacgaaccgggaccaatggcccacgtggcccggccggcccccggggctcacgaaccgggtccaatgttcccattggtcccggttctggattgaaccgggactaatgagctgacctggcctggaccattgcctccttttctactagtgacactgGATTTAGCTAGGGCTATCAAGAATTAATTATAACTTTCACGTATGTCTGAGCCTGAGTTTGTGCAACTAACATGGAGGACGGGTTGTGGCTGCTGCCATGCAAAAGCAGAACACCATACGTTACTAgttaaatgcccgtgcgttgctacgggcgacGATGTGGATAAACAAATACCCCAACTTTTGAAAGATGTGCATCTGTAACCCTTATCTATTAGTTGAATGTATATATGTTGCCATTGGATAAcagaaaaatgatataaagttataAACACAGATTAAACAAGTGTTTCTCGTATTGTTATATAGAAAACCCGGGTATCAGTTCCGGATTCCTATCTAGAGGGAACTTTCGCGTTCGTCCTTCCTATTTTCATGGCGTTTCTTCCTCCACACTACCTCGCTAAGATACATCATGTGGGGTTTTAACTCCTTCATTCATCCTTGTCCATCTGACCATCGGATCTAATGGATTATGCTGCTACATCTTTGTTATGTTCCTTGATCATCCACTTAGGTAAGCTCCAATGCTCGGTAACATGCGCAAGATAGCGTCGGTACAAGACATTTCCTCAAGCACTTGATTGTTTTTCTTCCCACAGAAAGTGTAGTTTCATTTGCCCTTTTTCATATCACCATGACATTAACGCGTGAATCCTTCAACACCGTATAATGAGCACATGTTCTAAAAGAAGAATTTACCAAAGTGGGTAGACATATCAAATATGAAAAGGAAATGGTTTTGTTGGGTTTGATCAGTACTCACAGATTTCACTCCACAAAACAGCTAATTGCATTTGTTAACAGAATATCGAGAGAAATGTTGTCATTATGAAGCACAATTAGAATACAATAATAATCTTCGTTATCTGATGGGAGGGACTTTTCACATATATACTGATAGAAAGCTCCAAAGCATAAATATAAAGTGGGAGAACACAAGCACACATGTTGGTGATATTATCTATAACCTTAATATAATCAGGAAACTACTTTTTTTACCAGTGCGTCAACTATTGTTTCTCTGACTCGATGTGCCACATTTCCGCTGGTCAGTGCTCTCCATACGCAGGTGTAGGACCTTTTTTTTGGATATTTGGCTCCCCTCTTATTTAAGTGTTGCTCTCTTTGAAGTAAGATAGCACTGCACAAATTACATGAAAATGATGCTGATAAACTAAACCATTTTCTTGGTTCAATGAGCAGAGGAGAAATGTACAAccagatcatcttatcaaagtcatTCAAGTTATCTCTTCCACAAGTCGAAAGAATGACAAAGATTTAACTTAGATACACAGTTTTCAATCTTGTCAAATTCTGAACCAGCAACAGATTGTCACTCACCGACTATGGTTGATTTAAAAACATTATATAATATGTGCATAGGTACGTTCTATGTTGATATGGCACCTTCGTCAAGACTCACGAAAATAGTACTGCTCACTTGCATTTGGGATTTATCTGTAGATGGAATCAATGTACAAGTCTTCTATTTGTTAGATCAGGTCTGGTCTACATTAATATGAGCAAATGCAGCTTTCTTTTTGTACTTCATATGATCAAAGATTGTGGTTACAATTTACAGAGACGCAACGAAAAGGAGCTGCCAACACCCAAACAAACAGAGATGGAGATACTCACGCAACATGGGTATGAGCTCCAGATTAGCCACACAATTAGGGAGGCGCATAATTAGTATAAGCTCTAGATCAGCACATGCAACTTGCACTTCATCTATCAATACTACACAATAAAGAGCGAATACTTGTAGTTAGTATACTCTTTACAAATTAAAATGATTAGGGTGGTTAAAACAGCGGTTTATATAGGAAGTGTACTCTAATTTCGTTTCTCGTATCATTCACAAAAACATCAAGATACAGTTTATAATCCATAACACTCATCAGAATTGTTACCACAGGAACACCTCACGTCCACTTCATCGAAGTCATTTACATTCAACTGAAGTTCCTTACGTTATGAGTTGTAACTGTCAAAGTTCGAGCCAAGtagtaaaaacagaaaaaaaaacttcaCTTCATTAGTCAAACCAAGAAAGACTGGATACAACACACATTTGGTGAACTATAGAACAAGCGTGAGTAAAAAAGTCCTCAATATTGCACAATTAATCACCATGCACTGATACGACAGAAGTAATTAGCAGTGACATATAATTTTTCAGGCACGTTTCCTTTATTGGGAAAAATAAGTGTACAAAATGCGGGCATGTGTAGAGAGGCGCAAAAAAGGTATTAACTAAATCACCTTGACAAATGTAGTACAACAAACACACAAAACATGGAGACTGAGAAAAGGACTACATGTTCTAGATTCCTATATGTATATTGTGTAAAACATCTGCGGAAAACTAGATTAACAACGGAATCACAGAACCTCATCAACGCGTTGTTGCCAAGAGAAAGGTTCCTCTCTCTTGACAGAAAATCCAGAGAGCTTCTACTTTTCTCATAGAGAAGTTAAGATCTATCCACAAATTTTAATAGAATGAACATGTTGACAATAACATTCCATGATGTCTCAAGTAAAACAGAACAATGTACGTCCAAGAACATATATGCTTTATTTTGGTGATTCCACACAAATTGTACAATGGCGATCATGCAGTTCAATCCCTGGCTGATATGTGCAGATCAGAGTGGCTCCGTAGGCAAGGAGTGAGAGAAGATGACGTTGAAGTGGACGTGGTACGAGAAGGGGAGTCATGATTCACGAGGTTTGGAGTCGCGCCGGCATGGCCGTCGGAGGTGGTAAGACGACAGGTGTACCAGGCGAAGGCGTCGTGGTCACCGCCGCAGGCAGATTTGCTCTCTCAGGCCGTTGACGTGGCAGGGCGTCGAGCGTGGcccgaccaagaagaaggccaggaTCGAGGGGAGGACAAGGTGGCGCTGTAGATGCCTTGAGGAGAGGCAGTCGGCGATGGGGACGGGAGGAGTTCTGTGACGGCTGGGAGGAGGGCGCTATGGTTGGAAGACGTCGTGTTCGTTTAGGATTAGGAGCGGCTGGCGAGAAACCAGAAGATGGGCCACGACAAAAACCAACGGGCTGAGCGAGGAGATGAAAGAAAACCGGGAGAGGGAATAAAAATCGGTGGGGAGGGAGATCGTGCGAGGGGAGGCGAGGTAACCAACTAAACGAGCGAACGACGAGACCTTAGGACTAGAGATGTACAGTATTTTGCTAGGGCTATCAATAATTAATtatgtattactccctccgttcctaaatatttatttttttagatatttcaaatgactaccacatacggatgtatatagacatattttagagtgtagattcactcattttgctccgtatgtagtcatttattgaaatcactagaaagacaaatatttaggaatggagggagtatttttctAGAAACAGAACACCATGCAAAAGCAGCAAGTTCTCCTATGTAAAAAGCCAGCTCTTGACCGCATATAATAAAGTTTGTTCTCGAAGCTAATACTTTTATTGTGCGTGCAAAAAATATGCCATGAAAGTCATTTGCCTTAGTTGGCTTATTAAGAAAAGTCGAGAAACATGAATGGACTAGAGCGGACCTGTCCACGACAACGGGACCCGGCCAGTGAAGCTGAGGCGCAGGAGCTGTCAGCTTGTATCCATGGTCCATATGcagccaccaatttccaccatgcatGAAAATAAAGTTTGAATTGGCACGCCGCACGCACACTGACTATTGTGGCCACTGACTAGTACGTACTTGCAACGCATGGTTACACACTCATGCACGAGTATAAGATGAGATGCACCACCCAAGCAGTTTTTGCCAAGAGCACTTGAGAATCACCAGGCCCGGCCCATAGGCCGGGCAAACGGGGCGCCCGCCCTGGGCCCCCGGAAGGCAGGGGCCCCAGCCCGAGAGGTAGTATTGCTTCGTACGTGTAAGGTCCTGACTCCTATAACAGCGCCGCCGCTCCGATGCCTTACTGATTCCAAGGTCGCCATCGGCCATTAATGGAGATTAAAGGCGAAAATCCGTTCCCAAATCGTCTCTCCTTCCTTTCTCAGTGTTCGTCTCGTTCCCCAACAATCAGATGTTGGAGATGTGGAGACGGTAGGTGTTCTTCTTTTCATCCTTTCCACAATCCCGTTCCTCAATTGAATCGCTCTACCCTCCTGCTCTGACGAATCCGCATCTACCTGCATAGGTGTTCTTCTAATATTAACTGGATCTAAGTGTGAGAGAGTCCTCGGGAGTCAGGAGATTAGAAGAACTGCAGAATGGGGAAATTATTCAGTTCTTGGTGTCGTCTTCTCGTTCGTGCTGACTACTGCAACCTGCGGATCTGGCAACCTACATCCACATGAATACATATTTAGGTTTGTTTGTTCCTGTATTAATCATTTTGTGCTAACTGTTCTTGTTTACTGTCATGTTGTCTAGAAAGTGTTTAACTGGTAAAAAGACCACCGAGTGTCAATGAACAGCAATGATGCACTGTTAATATTTTTGATCCGCCAAACTACGACAATCTGAATGATAAGGCTAGGGTTTTTTTTAGTCGAGATAGTAATTCTAGATATAATGATATTGTGGTCCCTCCAGATAGTAATTCTAGACATTTTTCACAAACTTATACTTCCAGAAAGTTGAGTAAGCTTTTCAAATCCACAACAACAAAGTTGGAAGAATTGAGTTATTATCTGGGTAAATTTCTTGGGAGTGAAGAACATGACGGATTGGGAAAAGATTCAGAAACAAATGTACGTACATATGCTAACTTCTTATCTGATGGTAGCACAATTTTTTTAAGTAGCAACCAGTTTAGACAAGGTTATATGTTTTGCAGAACAAAATAATGCCTCCGTTGTTCAAATTAAGGAAAGCGAGTTAATGTGGAATTACATTGTTTCATTACTATCATTGTGTAGTTCACCTTATCAATAAATAAATTGTACTCTCAATTTTAAAGTCCAAAAATCATCGTCTATGCTATGCACAAGATATTCACTTTGCTTTACAAAAATAGCAAATATTTTGAGCTTTCGAGTCAAAAAGGGCCCTTTTTTTGATGTCTTGCCCCAGGGCCTCCTAAATCTGTGGTCCGGCCCTGAGAATCACCAGCATCCCAACTGGTTTCTTGCTGAGTTCTTGCTTTGTGTATACATACCATACCACAGGCCACAGCTGAATCCATGGCGAAATGCTTCCTGGTGCTCGTCTTCATGGCATTTCTCCTGCCGGCGGCCTACGCGATGTGCCACCCTGACGACCTCCAAGCGCCGCGGGGCTTCGCCAGGAAGGTACTTGGATCTCTCAAATAATTCATTTTGGTCAGTGAGGTACCCAAGGGTTTGACACTACTCAAGGGCCTCACCGTTGTCGATCGTTCACTAGGTATTGCTTTCACTAACTTGCTATTGTATGTGAAGAGCAATAGAAGGACACTCCAACAACAACAATCAAATACCATTACTGGCACCAACAAACAGTGTCAGATCTGGGAGTGGAAATATTGTATCTGGGAACGGCAACACTGTCGTATCTGGGGACAACAATAATGTTTCTGGGAGCAACAACACAGTCACATCTGGGAGCAGCAATGTCATAGTTGACAGCAACCATGTCATTACTGGGAGCAACAATACTGTATCGGGCAATAACAATAGGGTAACTGGGAACAATAATGTTGTATCAGGGAGCAACCAAGTCGTGTCCGGGGACAACAAAGTCGTAACTGGCTAATGATCTGTCAGTGAATTGATTTCGGCTTCTCTGGTGCATAGCTCATACGTCCTTGCAAGTTCAATGTTGCTCACTATTACTTGGTGGGCCCACTCGCGTTTGTAACTTCATGGATATAGCATCCTACCTacttaaaataatttttccctaaaaTATCTATAGAACTTTTTACATAATAAATGCTGACATGAACAGCAATGGCGACTTGCAGCTTATGTACAAGTTTTCATCGTGGATGTCTAGATGTGTTTATTTCATCTATTCTGTTATCTGTAATGTGTGATGTTTTAGTATATATGAAGATTGGTCTATGAATTATTACTGCTCAATGTCATCTAGCTATACACTTCTCAAGTGATGCAATACGGATCGTTTGCCATGTGCACCTCGTAGTTCGTTTGTGACCAGTGATTACCTTCGATCTGTTTTCAGggacgaggatcccctgacgtgggctATCCTACCATTggttcactgacatgtgggtcccaccaagcgtaggtcccacctgtcagcggcccaaaggcagggtaaggcagggataggtacgtcagaggatccatgtccctgTTTTCAGATGTACAAACTTCTTTCCTAGAGCCCATAGGATTTATCATATCCaaaacatgaattaagcttggCAGGGAAATGTATGCATGCCTTGGTTATCTCAAATCATCCCAGTTTCTCGGACCAAAGTTATCGCAGAGATTGTAAAAATACAAAGAAAATAGGCCAGGCTAAGGTTGCACCAGCGGCTTTGTACACCTGCTAGGGATAATATTATACGGATCAACAATGCACTGGTAAACATTGATAAATATATTTTGCAAATACATAAGTGAGAGATGTGTCAAGGACACCATGACTGACTACCGCCGCGTTGAGGATTCGATTGTCCAACCTTTGCCCTATCCGACTCACGGGGTTACCCCGGTTATTAAGGATAAACTAGACCAATGCATGAGTGTTTGATGACTACATAGTCTCCCCAGAGACTTGGTTCCAGCTACCATAATCACCTTATTATCACCATCTTTCGGCATAGCCTCCCTCTCCTATCCGCCCTTTACATCTCCTTGTTCCAATATTTTGTGTCGCGGGTACCAACGAGCCCTATGATCGAGGTAGAGACAACAGATAGGAGACAAAATAGTTGCACCATAATACTCCCTCTAtaacaaaataagtgtctcaaggcaGAGACACTTATTTTGTACtaaaattgagacacttattttaggactgGCGGAGTATAAAGTAAAGTAAACCATCACTCCCCAAAGATAAAATAACAATGTTAGCTTAGGGTTTAAACTGAAATAGTGTTGGGTGATCCCAAAAATTGGAATATTTTATTTTATCTCCCTATAATTATTGGAAGGTTTTTTAttggttttaaagagaaatcaccatgtgaaaccCTCAATTTAAAATAGATAAAAATCTATTCATTTTATTGAGTTGCATTTTATTTAAGATTAGGATTTTTAATACTCTGAGGATTTAATCCAACCTCATTCTAGGATtaaagcatgatgacatgatggcatgatgcaaaaaTGAAAAGAAAACAATTATAATTAGGGTACTATCGGGAGATGTTACATTGTGGGAGTCGAAGACGCCCCAAAGAGATATATGTTGATGGTGGGCTTTCTTTACACACTGGGTCGAATAAACATAATATCTGTGTCTAtttgaaatcactaattaagaggGTTCCCCCAGCAAATGTCATCCTCTCCTCCTCTAATGGTGACAAGTGACACATCGTATGTGCACCGCTTGTCACAAACAGATAGTTTATTTGTGTTTTCTTGTCGATCTAAGTTTTCAAAATGATTTATCTCTTGAACTGTGCATCCAAATCACGAACAATTAGTCACCAATGTGTTCCTTGCGTCCCGATTTTTAAAAGTAGATCCCATGTTCATATGTTTCAATGATTGTTTTTGACAAAAAAATGCTCCAAAAGTGAACTAACATGTGCTTCCAAACTTTGCTAACCCATGTTTTCAAGTAAACTAACTTGTGCTCACACGCGGTGAAGCACAATTGTGCTTCCCCAAAGTGAACTATCTTTGTCCACTTGCATGAAGCACacgagacccagatctagggtttccccaggTGCAACCGGAGCAAGGTGATGCAGACTGCAATGACAATCCCTTGACAAGAAAACAACGTCAAAGACGCGCCATCGTCCACCATGACCGAAGTCGTGCCATCCACACCCCCGCAGCTGACTGGATCCGGGCGGAGCCGCGCCGTGAAGAAGTACGTAGTCGCCGGAACGCTTGCAGAGGACCTCCAGCTACCCCTGACCAGCCCACCCACACACCGCTGGCAGGCTAAGAGCCACGCGCGTTACGGATCTGAACGGGGATTAGATTCACGACCATCGCCCGACAGCTCGCCAGAGAAGATCCTTGTGCACCTATCGGCCATGGAAGCGACAACCGCCACCGCCCACCACCTCCTTTTATCGCTGCCACCATTGCAGATGCCCCTCGTGGATCTTGTACCCCTGCCATGGAGAGGAGGAGAATCGTTGTCGCTGCCATCACTACGGGCTTTGCCTGCCAGTGCTGGCGAGGGGAAGGAGAGGCAGGAATGGCTGGAGGAAGGCGGCGCTAGGGTTGCACCCATGTCGCTGGCGGGAGCGACGCGACCGGGGCTCGCTTGTTAGCTGTTCTCTTCACTTTTGTACCATCACTTAGTCCATCTTATCCTTATTACTGGTTACCCTGTAAAGGCGATAATTAGTGATGACTTGGCTGCAAGCACCACTAGCTTAGTGTCAGCGTTGTGTCTTTAATTATTGTCAACTTATTTTCAGggcccccgcaaaaaaaaacttaTTTTCAGGGCCCCCGCAAAAAAAACTTATTTTCAGGGCGTGCACGAGTCCATGGGCGCACTCAAAAAAGTTAAATGACAATGACTAGTGCACAAGCGCAACGTATTTTTAGGGTGTGCACGAGTGCAACTTCTTTAGGTGTGTTCCCGTAAAAAAATCTTTTTTAGTTGTGCACGGGCGCAAGTTGACCAGCCACACGAGAGAAATGCCCCAACCATCCCACCCGTGTGGGACCCAGGAGTCAGGCGCGCGAGACCATCTTGGGCCGGAAGCCAAGCACCTCCATTCCGCTTTCTTGGAGCAGAGGAAAGAAACGCACCCCGCCGCCCCATCCGCGACGTCCCTTCAAAATCCGTCAGCCCCGATCCACCCTCCCGACCCAGAGGAAAGAAATGCAAGCAGATTTTGTGTGGCCCTTTATTTTCTCATATCTAGATTTTCCTTATTTCTTTCCAATTTTATGATTATGGCTAAATCACTAAACTGAGGACAGCATTGTCATTCATGCGAACGAGGTGGATTGGTTTCTCTTTGTTGAATATATTGTGTGCGTGTATATTGTGTCTTGGGCCCACCTCCTAGTTCTCCTGTATAGTTGAGTTGTGACCCCATCCTGTACATCATATATTTGTCCAGGCGATGAATGAGAAGGTAGTGTGGAACCAGTATGGCAGTATGAGCTCTTGTAAAATGAGAAGGCGACTCACACTATCTTCTTTCTGAAATCAAAGGCCTTCTTTACAGCAGCAAAATATCTGGGAGACAATTTCATGAACGATAGACAGATGTGGAGACAAATCAGATAGTATCAGTGGGTGCTTATTCGCCTTTACCACACCAGAATAACTGGGAGATAATTCCATGAACAATAGACAGATCTGGTGACAAATCAAACTAAGGAACAGAAGTTTACATAGGGATGTGTAATTTTGGCCCAGGACGTGAGTTTGTGGAGTGAGGAACCCGCGGG
Above is a window of Triticum dicoccoides isolate Atlit2015 ecotype Zavitan chromosome 5B, WEW_v2.0, whole genome shotgun sequence DNA encoding:
- the LOC119306733 gene encoding uncharacterized protein LOC119306733, which codes for MEIKGENPFPNRLSFLSQCSSRSPTIRCWRCGDGVLLILTGSKCERVLGSQEIRRTAEWGNYSVLGVVFSFVLTTATCGSGNLHPHEYIFRPQLNPWRNASWCSSSWHFSCRRPTRCATLTTSKRRGASPGRAIEGHSNNNNQIPLLAPTNSVRSGSGNIVSGNGNTVVSGDNNNVSGSNNTVTSGSSNVIVDSNHVITGSNNTVSGNNNRVTGNNNVVSGSNQVVSGDNKVVTG